From the genome of Mustela lutreola isolate mMusLut2 chromosome 16, mMusLut2.pri, whole genome shotgun sequence, one region includes:
- the DUS2 gene encoding tRNA-dihydrouridine(20) synthase [NAD(P)+]-like isoform X3, producing MGTSDAERALAVARLVENDVAGIDVNMGCPKEYSTKGGMGAALLSDPDKIEKILSTLVKGTRRPVTCKIRILPSLEDTLSLVKRIERTGIAAVTVHGRKREERPQHPVSCEAIRAIAEALSIPVIANGGSHDHIQKYLDIEDFRQATAASSVMVARAAMWNPSIFLKEGLRPLEEVMQKYIRYAIQYENHYTNTKYCLCQMLREQLESPQGRLLHAAQSSQEICEAFGLGAFYEEMTRELNARRAELLARTPEAAAEPAEDTSGVIKMAVKFDRRAYSPQITPKMCLLEWCRKEKLAQPVYDTVQRPLDRLFCSVVTVAEQKYQSTLWDKSKKLAEQAAAIVCLRSRGLPEGRLGEESPSWHKRKREAIDQDPEGSRNQEHTVPGELCKKLFVALGSGEESPLGGW from the exons GGAGGAATGGGAGCTGCTCTGCTATCAGACCCTGACAAGATTGAGAAG ATCCTCAGCACTCTTGTCAAAGGGACACGCAGACCTGTGACCTGCAAGATTCGCATCCTGCCATCG CTGGAAGATACCTTGAGCCTTGTGAAGCGGATAGAGAGGACTGGCATCGCTGCTGTCACAGTTCACGGAAG gAAGCGGGAGGAACGACCTCAGCACCCTGTCAGCTGTGAAGCCATCAGAGCCATTGCTGAAGCCCTCTCCATTCCTGTCATAGCCAA TGGAGGATCTCACGACCACATCCAAAAGTATTTGGACATAGAGGACTTCCGACAAGCTACAGCAGCCTCTTCGGTGATGGTGGCCCGAGCTGCCATGTGGAACCCGTCCATCTTTCTCAAGGAGGGTCTGCGACCCCTGGAGGAGGTCATGCAGAAGTACATCCGATAT GCCATACAGTATGAGAACCACTACACCAACACCAAGTACTGCTTGTGCCAGATGCTACGAGAACAGTTGGAGTCGCCCCAGGGAAGGTTGCTCCATGCTGCCCAGTCTTCCCAGGAAATTTG TGAGGCCTTTGGTCTTGGTGCCTTCTATGAGGAGATGACACGAGAGCTAAATGCCCGGCGGGCTGAACTCTTGGCCAGAACCCCAGAGGCTGCGGCAGAGCCAGCTGAAGACACCTCTGGTGTCATTAAGATGGCTGTCAAGTTTGACCG GAGAGCATACTCACCCCAGATCACCCCCAAGATGTGCCTGCTAGAATGGTGCCGGAAGGAGAAGCTGGCGCAGCCTGTGTATGACACG GTTCAGCGCCCCCTGGATCGCCTTTTTTGCTCTGTCGTGACGGTTGCTGAGCAAAAGTACCAGTCTACCTTGTG GGACAAGTCTAAGAAATTGGCGGAGCAGGCTGCGGCCATCGTCTGTCTGCGGAGCCGGGGCCTCCCTGAGGGTCGCCTGGGCGAGGAGAGCCCTTCCTGGCACAAGCGCAAGCGGGAGGCCATTGACCAAGACCCTGAGGGTTCCAGAAATCAGGAGCACACGGTGCCTGGGGAGCTGTGCAAGAAGCTCTTTGTGGCCTTGGGAAGTGGTGAAGAGAGCCCCCTGGGAGGCTGGTGA